The Deinococcus sonorensis KR-87 genome includes a window with the following:
- a CDS encoding GGDEF domain-containing protein, giving the protein MLSLSVLLPLAYGLLLVIVLAFAAGLLLQPDMPSQRLKVPLLLAGAVSTLLLMLTPWVPLPGVLIDLRLLPPLLLLLTFGPRFSLPVLACAVLARLIVGGAGVVPELLSGAFSWLVAAGLWRGRRTLQLAWWEPLVVFGAMALPYGLISADLLRELLLVLPLSHALGLGVAAGVLHSRAQLVRLTRSYQALAHTDPLTGLLNRRQFQRDLEHLQPHDHLILLDIDHFKQVNDRYGHDTGDRAIQAVGAVLEATLPHRGRAYRIGGEEFAVVLPGRPDAALALAQRIWQGVRLTVVVSGTDEHQPPSLTCSLGVAQAGQRGIGASVFRRADSALYAAKRGGRDQIVVASATQAPAPSPSAHTTHIMMPDEQAGQHTLWATLLSTLDDLGRDAGQIEGEWDDLLSSAVMAVPGAEAGSLLLLEDQEFVIRAQHNFDDRLLGQRLSVAQQRAWYGPNLSGYLAGLPRLRTEPQQPEGSRMVTLGEAYGLRRIEVNLCVPVVVGREVVALLNLDNFSKESAFAPESLSQASAFARKIAALLQGRERRQREQRHQQELQALLALAEAWSHGHSVEQVARALCEALLVTLNAHSVVLLAPQDDALMSVISLGQVPMPQHCRVSVGEGLTAQTLGSGQPQRYLNVRFTGQRYEQLTSGGEAALMLPLDSLDASPALVVVRRPGDRPFQLSEELLGWRMMQMLAAQLDRLEPLPRRVDHLTAELLA; this is encoded by the coding sequence TTGTTGTCACTCAGCGTGCTGCTTCCTCTGGCGTATGGTCTGCTTCTGGTGATCGTGCTGGCCTTCGCGGCCGGGTTGTTGCTGCAGCCGGACATGCCCAGCCAGCGCCTGAAGGTGCCGCTGCTGCTGGCCGGCGCCGTCAGCACGCTGCTGCTGATGCTGACGCCGTGGGTGCCGCTGCCGGGCGTGCTGATTGACCTGCGCCTGCTGCCGCCGCTGCTGTTGCTGCTGACCTTCGGGCCGCGCTTTTCCCTGCCGGTGCTGGCCTGCGCCGTGCTGGCGCGCCTGATCGTCGGCGGCGCCGGGGTGGTGCCGGAACTGTTGAGCGGAGCGTTCAGCTGGCTGGTGGCGGCGGGCCTGTGGCGAGGGCGCCGCACCCTGCAGCTGGCGTGGTGGGAACCGCTGGTGGTGTTCGGCGCGATGGCGCTGCCGTATGGCCTGATCTCGGCCGACCTGCTGCGCGAGCTGCTGCTGGTGCTGCCCCTGAGCCACGCCCTGGGGCTGGGCGTGGCTGCGGGGGTGTTGCACTCGCGCGCCCAGCTGGTGCGCCTGACCCGCTCGTATCAGGCGCTGGCGCACACCGATCCGCTCACCGGGCTGCTCAACCGGCGTCAATTTCAGCGCGATCTGGAACACCTGCAGCCGCACGATCACCTGATCCTGCTGGACATCGACCACTTCAAGCAGGTCAACGACCGCTACGGCCATGACACCGGCGACCGGGCCATTCAGGCGGTCGGGGCGGTCCTGGAAGCCACGCTGCCACACCGGGGCCGCGCCTACCGCATCGGCGGCGAGGAATTCGCGGTGGTGCTGCCGGGCCGTCCGGACGCGGCGCTGGCCCTGGCGCAGCGCATCTGGCAGGGGGTGCGCCTGACCGTCGTGGTGAGCGGCACCGACGAACATCAGCCTCCGTCGTTGACGTGTTCGCTGGGAGTGGCGCAGGCCGGACAGCGCGGCATCGGGGCCAGCGTGTTCCGCCGGGCCGACTCGGCGCTGTACGCGGCCAAACGCGGTGGCCGGGACCAGATCGTGGTGGCGAGCGCGACGCAGGCTCCGGCACCGTCGCCCAGCGCGCATACCACGCACATCATGATGCCCGACGAGCAGGCTGGGCAGCATACGCTCTGGGCCACCCTGCTCTCGACGCTGGACGATCTGGGCCGCGACGCGGGCCAGATCGAGGGCGAGTGGGACGACCTGCTGAGCTCGGCCGTGATGGCGGTGCCGGGGGCCGAGGCGGGCAGCCTGCTGCTGCTGGAAGATCAGGAGTTCGTGATCCGGGCGCAGCACAACTTCGACGACCGGCTGCTGGGCCAGCGGCTGAGTGTGGCGCAGCAGCGCGCCTGGTATGGCCCCAACCTCAGCGGATATCTGGCGGGCCTGCCCCGGCTGCGCACCGAGCCGCAGCAGCCGGAAGGCAGCCGGATGGTGACGCTGGGCGAAGCGTATGGATTGAGGCGCATTGAGGTCAACCTGTGCGTGCCGGTGGTGGTGGGGCGGGAGGTGGTGGCGCTGCTGAACCTCGACAACTTCTCCAAGGAGAGCGCCTTTGCCCCCGAATCACTCAGCCAGGCGAGCGCCTTTGCGCGCAAGATCGCGGCGCTGCTCCAGGGACGCGAACGCCGTCAGCGCGAGCAGCGGCATCAGCAGGAACTGCAGGCACTGCTCGCGTTGGCGGAAGCTTGGAGCCACGGCCATAGCGTGGAGCAGGTGGCGCGTGCCCTGTGCGAGGCGTTGCTGGTGACGCTCAACGCACATTCGGTGGTGCTGCTCGCCCCGCAGGACGACGCGCTGATGTCGGTCATCTCGCTGGGTCAGGTGCCGATGCCGCAGCACTGCCGGGTGTCGGTCGGCGAGGGGCTGACGGCCCAGACGCTTGGGAGCGGGCAGCCGCAGCGCTACCTCAACGTCCGGTTCACCGGGCAGCGCTACGAGCAGCTGACCTCAGGCGGAGAGGCGGCCCTGATGCTGCCGCTGGACAGCCTGGACGCGTCGCCGGCGCTGGTGGTGGTCCGCCGCCCGGGCGACCGTCCGTTTCAGCTGAGCGAGGAACTGCTCGGCTGGCGGATGATGCAGATGCTGGCCGCGCAGCTGGATCGGCTGGAGCCACTGCCGCGCCGGGTAGATCACCTCACGGCCGAGCTGCTGGCCTGA